A genomic window from Lycium barbarum isolate Lr01 chromosome 4, ASM1917538v2, whole genome shotgun sequence includes:
- the LOC132637321 gene encoding uncharacterized protein LOC132637321, protein MDFISCLDDCGLVDAGYSGNTFTWTNGRKRGNMICKRLDRVLYNEEWNDNMGDSMVKHMARTGSDHNLIIFNCKEVTNNFNSWIEEVQGNAMWILQKKLKKLSKVLTHWSKEVIGNVFEKVKQYEQLILELEHKMDSDDSEKNRQDLNRVNAEYIR, encoded by the exons ATGGATTTCATCTCATGCTTGGATGATTGTGGATTAGTTGATGCAGGATACAGTGGAAACACTTTCACTTGGACTAATGGAAGGAAAAGAGGCAACATGATCTGTAAAAGACTTGACAGAGTTCTATACAATGAGGAGTGGAATGACAATATGGGGGATAGCATGGTTAAGCACATGGCAAGGACAGGTTCAGATCATAATCTTATTATATTTAACTGCAAAGAAGTTACTAATAATTTT AACTCATGGATAGAAGAAGTACAGGGCAATGCAATGTGGATTCTgcaaaaaaaactgaaaaaactCTCCAAAGTCTTAACTCATTGGTCCAAAGAAGTCATTGGAAATGTCTTTGAGAAAGTCAAGCAATATGAACAACTTATTCTTGAACTTGAGCACAAGATGGACAGTGATGACTCTGAGAAAAACAGGCAGGATCTTAACAGAGTTAATGCTGAGTACATTAGATAG
- the LOC132637323 gene encoding uncharacterized protein LOC132637323, producing the protein MKREMPVQSIFFSTIKHKRRRVALHIIKNSDGNWIEGNEAIGDATVQYFEGTFTETAQIPDYGVLHHIEKIINEEDNQNLNRFPEEEEIKNAIMDLSPNCAAGPDGFNGFFFQKCWDIIKDELINFVQSFYCGKRLIKYFTHACLIFIPKVDEPASFSQLRPISLTNFSNKIISKIMATRHNVLLPKLVSENQTGFISGRLITENILLTQEIVHDINKGNNSNLVFKLDMEKAYDRVSWLCIIFILRNFGFSEFFIDLVWRLLSDLLNKIHDKNRYIGYSMNAMGPRINHLAYANGVSGQKINKEKIMYLTTSHASIGTHRRIRRMTGFKSGTFPFTYLGCPIYTGRKKISYFTDITSNFFKRIGSWQGNLLSHGGKAVIIQQWRFRTQKSLWADFLRSKYCIRVNFIVRSWSSSQSQSWKELINCRRIFEPYMLWKINFGSSLFWWDNWIGLGPLDLRLEPGPRPGNTLVEEFIFYGNWISSKLENTVRPNLQHTIESIKIADQNSLDSYIWTHNSDVNFTCSSAREITRQRKNKNDSYSNLWHKGMPFKVAFLNWRILKRKLPFDDILPKFSQQVVSRCNCCN; encoded by the exons ATGAAGAGGGAGATGCCTGTACAAAGTATTTTTTTCAGCACTATCAAACACAAGAGAAGGAGAGTTGCTTTACATATAATTAAAAACTCTGATGGGAACTGGATCGAAGGTAATGAGGCCATTGGAGATGCAACAGTCCAATACTTTGAAGGTACGTTCACTGAGACTGCACAAATTCCTGATTATGGGGTTCTACATCACATTGAGAAGATTATCAATGAAGAAGATAATCAGAATCTTAACAGATTcccagaagaagaagaaataaaaaaTGCAATCATGGATCTCAGTCCTAACTGTGCTGCAGGGCCAGATGGCTTTAATGGTTTCTTTTTCCAGAAATGCTGGGACATCATTAAGGATGAGCTGATCAACTTTGTGCAGAGTTTCTACTGTGGTAAAAGGTTAATAAAGTATTTTACTCATGCTTGTTTAATTTTTATTCCTAAAGTAGATGAACCTGCTAGTTTTTCTCAATTAAGGCCTATTAGCTTAACTAATTTCTCTAATAAAATTATCTCCAAAATTATGGCTACTAGACACAATGTTTTGTTACCCAAATTAGTGTCAGAAAATCAGACTGGGTTTATCAGTGGAAGACTCATCACTGAGAATATTCTACTTACCCAGGAGATTGTGCATGACATAAATAAAGGTAATAATTCTAATTTGGTTTTCAAATTGGACATGGaaaaagcatatgatagagtttCTTGGCTCtgcatcatttttattcttagaAACTTTGGCTTCTCTGAATTCTTTATCGACTTAGTTTGGAGACTTCTATCAGAT TTGCTCAATAAGATTCATGATAAGAACAGATACATTGGCTATAGTATGAATGCTATGGGACCAAGAATAAACCACTTGGCATATGCTAATGGT GTCTCTGGACAAAAGATAAACAAGGAAAAGATCATGTACCTAACTACCTCTCATGCCTCTATTGGTACTCATAGGAGAATTAGGAGAATGACAGGTTTTAAATCAGGTACATTTCCTTTCACTTATCTTGGGTGCCCCATTTACACTGGTAGGAAGAAAATTTCGTACTTCACAGATATTacttctaatttttttaaaagaattggtAGCTGGCAAGGCAACCTCTTGTCTCATGGGGGCAAAGCAGTGATCATCCAACAG TGGAGATTTAGAACTCAAAAGAGTTTATGGGCTGATTTTCTGAGATCCAAGTACTGCATTAGAGTCAATTTTATTGTTAGAAGTTGGAGCTCTAGTCAATCTCAAAGTTGGAAAGAGCTTATTAATTGTAGAAGAATTTTTGAACCTTACATGTTGTGGAAAATCAACTTTGGGTCCTCTCTCTTCTGGTGGGATAACTGGATTGGTCTAGGGCCCCTTGACTTAAGGCTTGAACCTGGACCAAGACCAGGAAACACTTTAGTCGAGGAGTTTATTTTTTATGGTAACTGGATTTCCAGTAAATTGGAGAATACTGTTCGCCCTAATCTGCAACACACTATAGAAAGTATCAAGATTGCTGACCAAAACTCTCTTGATTCCTACATTTGGACCCACAATAGTGATGTAAATTTCACTTGTTCTTCTGCCAGAGAGATTACTAGACAAAGGAAGAACAAAAATGATTCTTACAGTAATCTCTGGCATAAAGGAATGCCTTTCAAAGTGGCTTTTTTGAATTGGAGAATTCTCAAAAGAAAACTCCCATTTGATGACATTCTCCCCAAGTTTAGCCAACAGGTTGTGTCTAGATGCAACTGTTGTAACTAG
- the LOC132638305 gene encoding histidine decarboxylase-like, which produces MGSLSLETDFEPSAITPRGLAPHRLFSNGDYKRQKVEPAAGPRKNLQLAVMEPGLQTDGPSLDTILVNYIDTLTQRVNFHLGYPVNICYEHYANLAPLLQFHLNNCGDPFIQNTVDFHSKDFEMAVLDWFAQLWEIEKDQYWGYVTNGGTEGNLHGILLGRELLPNGILYASKDSHYSIPKAARMYRMDLETISTSINGEMDYSDLRKKLLQNKDKPAIINVTIGTTFKGAVDDVDIILQILKDCGYSHDMFYIHCDAALCGLMVPFINNMISFKKPIGSVTISGHKFLGCPMPCGVQITRKSYINNLSRNVEYIASVDATISGSRNGLTPIFLWYSLSAKGQIGLQNDVKRCMDNARYLKDRLQQAGISVMLNELSIIVVLERPREHEFVRRWQLSCVKDMAHIIVMPGITRETLDNFITDLVEQRKLWYQDGKVVLPCVADDIGTQNCACSYHKSDYISP; this is translated from the exons ATGGGTAGCCTTTCACTTGAAACG GACTTTGAGCCATCGGCCATAACACCCAGAGGTTTAGCGCCACACCGTTTGTTTTCAAATGGCGATTACAAGAGACAGAAGGTGGAGCCAGCTGCAGGTCCAAGGAAGAACTTGCAACTTGCTGTCATGGAGCCCGGCTTGCAGACTGATGGTCCTTCCTTGGACACTATTTTAGTCAATTATATAGACACACTTACCCAACGAGTCAATTTTCATTtag GTTATCCGGTGAACATATGCTATGAGCACTATGCAAACTTAGCACCACTTTTGCAATTTCACCTAAATAATTGTGGTGATCCTTTCATCCAGAACACTGTGGATTTCCATTCAAAAGACTTCGAAATGGCTGTTTTAGATTGGTTTGCACAACTATGGGAAATTGAAAAGGATCAATATTGGGGTTATGTTACAAATGGTGGCACTGAAGGCAATCTCCATGGCATTTTGTTAGG GAGAGAGCTACTTCCTAATGGAATATTATATGCGTCAAAAGACTCTCACTACTCAATCCCTAAAGCTGCAAGAATGTACAGAATGGACTTGGAAACAATCAGCACATCAATAAATGGGGAGATGGATTATTCAGATCTAAGAAAAAAGTTACTTCAAAATAAGGACAAGCCAGCAATTATAAATGTGACAATCG GAACTACCTTCAAAGGAGCTGTTGATGACGTTGATATTATTCTTCAAATACTCAAAGATTGTGGCTATTCACATGATATGTTTTACATCCACTGTGATGCAGCACTATGTGGGCTTATGGTCCCCTTTATAAACAAT ATGATTAGTTTCAAGAAGCCAATTGGAAGTGTTACAATTTCTGGTCACAAGTTCTTAGGATGCCCAATGCCTTGTGGTGTCCAAATAACAAGAAAAAGCTACATCAATAATCTCTCGAGAAATGTGGAGTACATTGCTTCAGTGGACGCCACTATTTCTGGTAGTCGTAATGGTTTAACTCCAATTTTCTTATGGTATAGTTTGAGTGCTAAAGGTCAAATTGGCCTGCAAAATGATGTTAAAAGATGCATGGATAATGCCAGATATTTGAAAGACCGTCTACAGCAAGCAGGGATAAGTGTCATGCTAAATGAGCTTAGCATCATAGTTGTACTTGAAAGGCCTCGTGAACATGAATTTGTCCGTCGTTGGCAACTTTCATGCGTCAAAGATATGGCACATATTATTGTTATGCCAGGCATCACCCGAGAAACGCTTGACAATTTCATCACTGATCTAGTAGAACAAAGAAAACTATGGTACCAAGACGGAAAAGTCGTGCTTCCTTGTGTTGCAGATGATATTGGTACTCAAAATTGTGCATGCTCTTATCATAAGAGTGACTACATTAGTCCTTAG